A window from Chitinophaga filiformis encodes these proteins:
- a CDS encoding NAD(P)H-binding protein, translated as MKIIVTGSLGHISKPLTGILTAAGHDVTVISSDAGKVEAIGALGAKAAIGSIADVAFLTKTFTGADAIYTMVPPNFGASDYRQYIGDMGKNYAAAIRASGVARVVNLSSIGAHLDKGTGPIAGLHDVEETLNALDNVAVKHLRAGFFYVNFFTNIDMIKKNGILGSNYSQDARLVLVHPRDIAAAAASDLQGSFSGKSYYYVISDDQKIAAIVKALGTAIGKPDLPWVEFSDEDSLAGMTGAGLSPAVASVFVEMGTAIRNGILWEDYDKNKPATYGKTKLGDFAEEFAAVYKG; from the coding sequence ATGAAAATAATAGTAACAGGCTCACTGGGACATATCAGCAAGCCACTTACAGGGATATTAACAGCCGCAGGCCATGATGTAACCGTCATCAGTAGTGATGCTGGCAAAGTGGAGGCCATCGGGGCCTTAGGCGCAAAAGCCGCTATTGGTTCAATAGCCGACGTTGCATTCCTGACTAAGACATTCACAGGTGCAGATGCGATTTATACAATGGTGCCGCCAAATTTTGGCGCTTCCGATTACCGTCAATATATTGGCGATATGGGCAAAAACTATGCAGCGGCCATCAGGGCATCGGGCGTAGCACGTGTGGTGAACCTGAGCAGCATTGGCGCTCATCTTGATAAGGGTACAGGACCGATAGCGGGATTACATGATGTGGAAGAGACCTTAAACGCCCTGGATAATGTGGCTGTTAAACATCTTCGCGCGGGGTTCTTTTATGTCAACTTCTTTACTAATATTGACATGATAAAGAAAAATGGTATCCTTGGCAGTAACTACAGCCAGGATGCAAGACTGGTGCTGGTGCATCCCCGGGATATTGCAGCAGCAGCTGCAAGCGACTTACAGGGCTCTTTCAGCGGTAAAAGCTACTATTATGTGATCAGTGATGATCAAAAGATAGCAGCAATCGTTAAGGCATTGGGTACTGCAATAGGAAAGCCTGATCTGCCATGGGTCGAATTCAGTGATGAAGACAGCCTGGCGGGTATGACCGGAGCGGGTTTATCGCCCGCTGTTGCAAGCGTTTTTGTAGAAATGGGTACGGCAATAAGGAACGGTATTTTGTGGGA
- a CDS encoding winged helix-turn-helix transcriptional regulator — protein sequence MTKVKESSTRNYNKGIAEMTCPITYVLNKIGGHWKPIILYYLISGPKRYGELKRLIPAITEKMLIQHLKQLQEDNLINRKAEDIVPPHVVYSLTPSGEELGPVLMAMAEWAIRDNAKYTGFTATADTSVK from the coding sequence ATGACTAAAGTGAAAGAAAGCTCAACGAGGAATTACAATAAAGGCATTGCTGAAATGACCTGTCCCATCACTTATGTTCTGAACAAGATCGGCGGCCACTGGAAACCAATTATCCTCTACTACCTGATTAGCGGTCCTAAACGCTACGGTGAACTGAAGCGCCTGATTCCTGCCATTACAGAGAAAATGCTGATACAGCACTTGAAACAATTGCAGGAGGACAATTTAATAAACAGAAAGGCAGAGGATATTGTTCCGCCGCATGTTGTTTACAGCCTTACACCATCCGGTGAGGAGCTGGGGCCGGTATTGATGGCAATGGCTGAATGGGCAATAAGGGACAATGCAAAATATACAGGCTTTACTGCCACTGCAGACACCTCCGTTAAATAA